The following coding sequences are from one Molothrus aeneus isolate 106 chromosome 23, BPBGC_Maene_1.0, whole genome shotgun sequence window:
- the SMAP2 gene encoding stromal membrane-associated protein 2, with amino-acid sequence MTGKSVRDVERYQAVLAGLLAEDENKFCADCQAKGPRWASWNIGVFICIRCAGIHRNLGVHISRVKSVNLDQWTQEQIQCVQEMGNGKANRLYEAYLPENFRRPQTDQAVESFIRDKYEKKKYMDRSIDINAFRKEKDDKWKRTNESERKLEPIIFEKVKMPQKKDETQQSRKSSPKSEPVMDLLGLDAPVTAPVTNGRPCSLEKDLDLFASVGSSSDSSRKVVGSMPTSGSAGSVPENLNLFPEPGGKGEEVGKKQLSKDSILSLYGSQTSQVPAQGAMFMAPAQLGYPAAPYAAFPGVPPSSSMMGGLMAPSVGMLAQPGAAGMVAPVAIPAGYVGNVLGVPNGMMGTQQPGYVAGVAAVPPAVYGVQPTQQLQWNLAQMTQQMAGMNFYGANGMMGYGQSMGGGGGGGGGAQGSNPSLSSPLWK; translated from the exons GGCCACGATGGGCATCCTGGAATATTGGGGTGTTCATCTGCATCCGCTGTGCTGGGATCCACAGGAACCTGGGAGTTCACATATCCAGGGTCAAATCTGTCAACCTCGACCAGTGGACACAGGAACAGATCCAG tGCGTGCAGGAGATGGGGAATGGCAAAGCCAATCGTCTCTACGAAGCCTACCTGCCCGAGAACTTCCGGAGGCCCCAGACAGACCA AGCTGTGGAGAGTTTTATCCGGGATaaatatgaaaagaagaaatacatgGACAGAAGCATCGACATCAATGCCTTCAGG aaagaaaaggacgACAAATGGAAAAGGACCAACGAGTCAGAAAGAAAACTGGAACCCATCATCTTTGAGAAGGTGAAAATG CCTCAAAAGAAGGACGAAACGCAGCAATCCAGGAAAAGTTCCCCCAAATCTGAGCCAGTCATGGACTTGCTGGGCCTGG acgCCCCGGTGACAGCGCCCGTCACCAACGGCCGgccctgcagcctggagaaggacCTGGACCTCTTTGCATCCGTGGGATCCAGCTCAGACTCCTCCAGGAAG GTTGTTGGTTCCATGCCAACCTCTGGAAGCGCCGGCTCCGTTCCCGAAAATCTGAATCTGTTCCCGGAGCCCGGAGGCAAAGGGGAGGAGGTGGGGAAGAAGCAGCTCTCCAAAGACTCCATCCTGTCCCTGTACGGCTCCCAAACGTCCCAGGTGCCAGCACAAG GAGCGATGTTCATGGCGCCGGCTCAGCTGGGCTATCCCGCCGCTCCCTACGCCGCCTTCCCGGGGGTGCCCCCTTCCAGCAGCATGATGGGGGGCTTGATGGCCCCGTCCGTGGGCATGCTggcccagcccggggctgctggCATGGTGGCACCCGTGGCCATCCCAGCAGGCTACGTGGGCAACGTGCTGGGCGTTCCCAACGGGATGATGGGGACGCAGCAGCCCGGGTACGTGGCCGGGGTGGCCGCGGTGCCCCCGGCCGTGTACGGGGTGCAGCCAacgcagcagctgcagtggaacCTCGCCCAG ATGACCCAGCAGATGGCTGGGATGAACTTCTATGGAGCCAATGGAATGATGGGCTATGGACAGTccatgggaggaggaggaggaggaggaggaggagcccagggcagcaacccctccctcagctccccGCTGTGGAAATGA